From the Prosthecobacter sp. SYSU 5D2 genome, the window GATAAACGAGTGCCCGCCGCCCGGCGCAAGCACAAGAATTCGCGAAGCGTCCGCTGACGCTCCGCGATCTCCGCCTCAACTTACAGCTTCGTATACCCAACGCTCTCACAGGGCAGGTCCCACAGGGCCTTCAGCTCGGCATCCAGCTTGGTGATGCTGAAGCTCACGCCGGCCATTTCCTGGCAGGTCACGATGCTGTCCACGATGGTCTGGTGGACCTTGATGCCACGGGCGTCCAGGATGGGGCGGGCGGCGCGGAGGAGGATGAGCAGCTCCATCATGTGGGTGCTGCCGAGGCTGTTGACGAAAAACACGATTTCATCCCCCTCGCCCAGCGGCAGGTCATCTTTGAAAAGAAGGTCTAGAATCATGGCGGCCAGCTCATCGGCGGTGCACATGGGGATCAGGCCCACGCCTTTTTCACCGTGGATGCCCATGCCCAGGCCGATGACGTCATCGGCCAGTTCAAAGGTCGGCTCGCCGGTGGCAGGGATGGAGCCGGGCTTGGTGGACACACCGACGGTGCGGGTGGCATCCACGGCCTTTTGGGCGATGCGGGCCAGCTCATCCAAGGTATCCACCTGGGTGGCGGCGGCACCCGCCAGTTTGACAATGGGCACCAGGCCGCCAACGCCACGGCGCTTGTGTTTTTCATTAGGCGGGGCGGAGCAGACGTCGTCATTGATGATGACGGTCTTCACGGTGATGCCTTCGTCTGCGGCATCCTCGGCACCGATGTCGAAGTTCATAATGTCACCGGCATAGTTGCCATACAGATAAAGCACGCCTTTGCCACGGTTCACGGCCTGGGTGGCCTCCAGGACGATGTCCGGGGGCGGTGCGGCAAAGATATCGCCCACGGCAGCGCCGTCGCCCATGCCCTTGCCCACGAGGCCATGATAAATCGGCTCATGCCCGGCACCGCCGCCGATGAGGAGGGCAGGGGCGTCTGGGCGCAGGTCATTCATGATGATGGAGCGCTTGCCCACGCGCCGGGCCTTGCCGTCATAGGCCAGCACAAGGCCTTCGAAAAGTTCGTCGGCACATTTCAGGGGATCGTTGATGATCTTCTTCGCGGTGTTTTTGCTCATGGTTCGGTAGGGTGGGCGTTGGCGTTCGAAATTCGGGCCGCAAGGTTTAGCGGTTAGCCCTTCCGATGTCAAAGCAGGAAGTTCAGCCTGCGTTCACTCAGCGTCCCGTCAGCAAGTAGTCCGGCAGGGTAAAGGCGTTTTCGATAACGTGGATCGCAGGCTTTTCCCCGGGGATAAGCAGGACCTCCACGATGTCGAAGCGGAAGGCGATCTTGGGATTGCCGAGGAGGCGCAGCCAGGCCAACGCGCCCTGGCGGATGAGTTGGCGCTTTTCCGCATTCACAGCATCCGCAGGGCGTCCATGGGCGGTCTGCGTGCGGGTTTTCACTTCCACAAAAGTCAGCACTTCCCCATGTCGTGCCACGATGTCCAGCTCGCCGCCAAAGACGCCGTCATGATTGCATTTCAGAACTTTGCGACCATGCCTGCCCAGCCATTTGGCAGCTAAAAGTTCCCCGGCGATGCCCACTTCCGCGCGTGTGAGCCGGTGGCCAAAAAGCATGGGTTCATAAGGCGAATGCAGGCGCACTTTCCAGGCCAGCGCCCGCCTGCGCAGCCACAGCGCGAGCCGCTGGCGCCTGCCGGCCGGCAAGGGGCGCTTGCGCTGGGGGGCCTGGCTTTCTGCTTTCATACCTTCAGCCGGGAGACGGAGATCTTGCCGTCGAAACACTCCGCCACATCCGATCCCGGAATGCGCGGACGCTCCGAATAAGAGGCTGTATAAAGATAATGGCCGTCCTCATTGCTCTCATAGGCCACGCCCAGCGGCAGCCGCTCTGGCAGGCAGCGGGACATTTCCGGCATGGCCATCGGCCCTGGAGGATGGTGGGGGAAGTTCACATTCCAGTATTCGCCATCGTGCAGTCGCTCTCCGGAAAGCCTGGCAGTGACCTCTACCACCCAGCTTGAAATCCGTGCCCAGTCCACTTCCAGTCCCCGCTTGAGATAATGGGAAAAGGCCATCGCCGGAATGCCGTGATACGCCGCCTCACGCACCGCCGCCACCGTGCCTGAAATGACGATGTCCTGGCCCAGGTTTCCTCCCGCATTCACCCCGGAGAGCACCCAGTCCGGCTTTAAATCCAGCGCATAGAGGCCGATGCGCACACTGTCTGCTGAGGGGCCATGCACCGCCCATTTGCCGTGGCCGCGAGGCTCTACAACGAGAGGCTTGCGGGTCGTCACCGCATGGCCGCACATGGACTGCTCCGTCACGGGCGCGACGATGGAAACCCGCGCACCCGGGATGCTGTGGATGGCCTCCGCCAAAGCCGCCAGGCCGGGAGCTTCAATGCCGTCATCATTGGTCAGGAGGAAATGCATCCGATGATTATGGGCAGTTTAGGCCGCCGTGCATCTCTATTCCTCCGCGCGATGGCCGCCCGGATTAGGGAAGGTGTTTCACCTGATGCCGGGCCAGATAGGCCTGGCAGTTCGCATCTCCCATGTATTTGGCCAGCAGCTTGGGATCGGTCTCGGTCAGATCCACCAGGATGAGACCGTCAATGACTGAGGCGAAATCCTTGTCCACATTGAAGCTCAAAATGGTGCCGCTGAGCCGCAGGTAATGCTTCAGCAAAATGGGGATGCCCTTGCCATCCGTCTCCACGCTGGAGATAAGGGCTGAGCAGTCGTCCACATCGCGGAGATTGGCGCTGATGAATTCGCGCATCAGCCGCCGGGTGCGCAGGTACCGGAAGGGATTGCGCGGTTTGACAAAGCTGGCCAGGTCTTCATGCAGGCAGTTGCCCTGGAGAAACTCCACCATCATCTTCTGGCTCAGGCTGTCATAATCCCGGCTGATGCTCACGGGACCAAAGAGCTTCTTATACCCCGGATTCCGCACCATCCAGTGGGCGATGCCTTTCCATAAAAGAGGCAGGGAGGACAGGTTGCGCTGGTATTCCTTGATGATGAAGCTGCGGCCCATTTCCACCGCGCTTTCCAGATGCGCCAGGAAGGGTTTTTCAAACTTGAACAGAGTGCTCGTGTAGAGCCCCTTGGGACCGTACTCACGCAGGATGATATCCGCCCGGCCCAGGCGATAAGCCCCGGCGATCTGCTGCTTCTCCTCATCCCATAAAAACAGGTGCTCGTAGTAGCGGTCGTAGCGGTCCAGATCCACTTCATTGCCGGTGCCCTCCCCCACGGCGCGGAAGGTCAGCTCGCGCAGCCGGCCGATCTCCTGCAGGGTATCCGGGATCTCATGAGAATAAGCGGCATACACGCTCAGGTTTCCCTGGCCGGCCAGCCGTCCGCCGCGCTCATGCAGGGCCAGCACTTCGGCCTGGATGCGTTCATGATGTTCAGCCGCCAGCGCCTTTTCCCTGGCCGGTTCCGTGCTGAGGTTCCCCGGGAGGGCCGCCACATTCCTGCGCCGGTTGGCCAGGATGAAGGTGTGGATGCGAAGGTATTTGGTGAGGGTTTCATCCTCTTCAAACTTCCGCAGCTTGGAAAAAGGAATGGCCGCGCCCACCCGCATGGGCACCCGGCTGCCGCGCTTGTTGCAAAATTCCCTCAGCAGCATCCCGGTGCGCAGCCGGGGATGCACCAGGCCTGCCGCGTGAAAAAGAGCGCTGTTGCCACCGGGGAAAAACACCGGCAGCACCGTCGCTTTTGTCCTCCGGACCAGCGCCCCCACGTGCGTGCTCCACTCAGGCTCTTTGATGCCTGTCCCGGCTTTATACCCCGCCACTTCTCCGGCGGGGAAGATCACCAGGGCACCGCCGGCTTTCAGGTGCTTCATGGCCTCCTTCATCGCGCCGATGTTGCTCTTTGCAGCGGCTTCGCCACCAAAGGGATTCACGGCGATGATATGCGGGCGCAGGGCAGGGAAGGCCGCCAGCATGGAGTTGGTCATCACCTTCACTTCCGGCCGGTGCTGGGCGATGTAGTGCGCCACCAGGACCGGATCCAAAATGCCAAACGGATGGTTGGCGATGACGATGAGCGGACCGTTCTTGGGAAAGGCAAAGTCGGCCGCCGTTTCCACCACGGCCTCTGCATTCATCGTTTTGAGGACGGAATCAAACCATGTATAACAGGTGGCTCCTTCAGGATGCACTTTTTGCCGTTCGCACGCTCCCGTATAAATGTCGTGCAATCCGCGCAGGCCTAATGTCCGGTCCAGCAGAGGTCCCACAAGCCGATATGCACCACGCTGAAGAGGAGTACGGAGGTAATCACGAAGATCAAGAATCATGCAGGTCGGGAGACTGCCAAGCTTGCCATCCGCAGAAGCTGTGCAAGCGGAGATTGCGTGCCTTTCCTGTCACGGATGCTGCCAGATTGAAGCCTTAACGCAGCGCCTCCTGGATGCGCAGCTTCCAGTCGGCGGCGATGGTGCCGAAGCTGCAGGATTCCTGATGGTACATGATGCCACGGGAGACATTCACCAGCAGGGGGGCCTTGCGCCCGCTGCCTTTTAACGCCGCCAGATCACCGCCCTGGGCCCCGAGGCCGGGGATCAGCAGAGGTACATCCGGGGTGCGTTTCAGCACATCGTCCGCCGCATTCGTCAGGCCGATGACCAGGCCCACCTGCGGGCTGGCCTGGGTCATGTCCGCGACCAGTTCAAAGACCTGGCGGTCCCCAGTTGGCTGCAGTTCAATGTCCACAGCTCCCGGATTGGAGGTCACCCCCAGCAGGTAAATGCCCTTGTCCGGGTACTTCAAAAAGGGCTCCAGAGTATCCTTGCCCATGTAGCCGTTGAGGGTCACGGCATCCACTCCATAGGCATCATAAGCCGACTTGGCATAATAACCCTGGGTCTCCCCAATATCCCCACGCTTCACATCGAAAATGACCGGGATGTCTTTCGGGATCTCTTTGAGCACCTGGGACAGGATTCGCATACCCTTCCAGCCCATCGCTTCGTAGTAAGCGGAGTTGGGCTTGAAAGCAGCCGCATGGGCGGCGGTTTCCTCGATAACCTTGATAATGAACCTCTTAGCTGACTCGTCAGCCTGATCCATACGGACATCCAGGCCCACGCAAAGATTGGATCCTGTGGCGGCGATTCGTTTTTCCAGTTTCTCGCGAAAATTCATGACCCCCCTATCATGCAAAGAACACTGCCTTTTGGCAAATGGTTGCAGGGGTGAAATCTTCAGGCTAGTTGCGACATGACTTCACCTCTTATTGGCATCATCATGGGCTCCAGTTCCGACTGGCCCACCCTGGAAAACGCAGCCCGCGTGCTGCAGGACTTTGGCGTCTCTTTTGAAAAGAAGGTCGTCAGCGCCCATCGCACCCCCCAGCTTCTCTATGATTATGCCACCACCGCCCAAGAGCGCGGTCTGAAGTGCATCATCGCTGGAGCTGGCGGTGCCGCCCACCTGCCCGGCATGACCGCCAGCATGACCACCCTGCCCGTCCTGGGCGTGCCCGTACAGAGCAAGGCCCTCAGCGGCGTGGACAGCCTGTATTCCATCGTCCAGATGCCTGGCGGCATCCCCGTGGCCACCTTTGCCATCGGCAATGCCGGTGCCACCAATGCCGCCCTGTTTGCCATCTCCATGCTGGCCAACGAACAGCCTGAACTGGCCGCCAAGCTGAAAGCCTTCCGGGAGAAGCAGACCGCAAAGGTGCTGGAAAGCCAGAAGGAGATTGAGTGCTGAGGCATAAAACCAAATACTGAATACTGAAGACTGCAAACTGAACACACCTCCCATGCCCCCCCTCCTCCCTCCCTCCACCATCGGCATCCTCGGCGGCGGCCAGCTTGGCCGCATGCTCGCCCTGGAGGCGCGGCGCAGTGGCTACCGGGTGGCCATTTATACGGATGAGCCTCAGGGCTGCCCGGCGGGCCAGTTTGCGGACATTGAGATCAATGCTTCCTACGATGATCCGGCGGCACTGGAGCGGTTTTTATCCCAGGTGGATGTGGTCACGGCGGAGTTTGAAAACATCCCCGATGCCTGTTTGCAAGCCGTCGAGGCCATGAAGCCGCTGCGGCCCGGTCGCAAGGCCATCTACACCACGCAGCATCGTGAGCGTGAAAAGCTCTTCCTGCGAGAAAACGGCATCGCCTGTGCGGAGTTCCGCATCGTGGAAACGCTGGCGCAACTGGAAGCCGCCGTCGCTGAACTGGGGCGGCCATGCGTCATCAAAACGGCCGCTTTTGGCTACGATGGCAAAGGCCAGGCCAAGGTGAATGCGGATACGGATCTGACCACCGCCTGGAAGCCCTTTGAGGGGCATCATGCCGTGGTGGAGCAGTGGGTGCCTTTTGTCTGCGAGGTCTCCGTCGTCGGTGCCCGCAGTGTGGATGGTCGCATGGCCGTGCATGGTGTGGTAGAAAACCAGCATGCCCATCACATCCTGGATGTGACCATCGCCCCCGCCCGCGTCAGCCCGGAGGTCGTGGACCAAGCGATGGAACTGTGGGAAGCCGTGGCCGTGGGCCTGGACTACGTCGGCACCATGGCCGTGGAGCTGTTTGTCACCGCCGAGGGGCACGTGATGGTGAATGAAGTCGCTCCGCGCCCCCACAACAGCGGCCATTACACAATCGATGCCTGCGTGACCAACCAGTTCCAGCAGCAGATGCGCGCCATCTGTGGCCTCTCTTTGGGAGATCCCACCCAGCATACGCCCGCCGTGATGGTGAACCTCCTCGGCGATGTCTGGCCCTCTGAGCACGTCCATCCCGACTGGGCCCCCGTGCTGAATCATCCCCGCGCCAAGCTGCATCTCTACGGCAAAGCCAGCGCCAGGGCGAAGCGCAAGATGGGACATTATACCGTCCTCGGCGGCAGTATTGAAGAGGCGTTGGAAGCAGTGGAACAGGTCCGAGCAGAACATTCGTCACTTCGCGGGTGATGAATGCACGGCCCATGAGCAGTTCAAGTAAGCTTCAGGGAGAACGCCTGCATCCGCCTGGCACGACGCCTTTAGACACAGCATAAAGCCGCTAGCATGGGATAACGAAAAGGATGGCAAAATCAGGGCGCGGGGACGGGTATAGAGGGCTTCAGTTTGGCGCTGCATCTCTCAGGAATGGCGCTGTGATCCATTTCACGCTGCACGATCATCTGAGCCTCACCGTATGAATACCGTGCAGGCCACCGTGTTTCGCGGTGTGAACGAAATCCGGCTTGATACCGTCCCAAAGCCATTGGCAGGGCATTATCGGCGTTGGTGTAGGGGCGGCGTCAGTTTTTAAGCACCTTCACCGGAGGCAGCGTGTCCACCATTTTCGCTCCTGTGCGCTGGAGTTCGGCGATTGCGGCAGCGCGAAATCTTTCCACTGTTAGGGCGTGTTTTGCATCTGGGGCAAGGTTGGTCAGTTCATCAGGATCGGAGGCCAGATCGTAAAGCTCTTCCGGTTCATTGGCTTCCAGGGTGCGGATGTACTTGAAGTGGCCTTCCACGAGCAGAAGATACCAGGGCACCCCGGCCTTGTGGCGATTCCCTGGCGGCTCGGGGACGCGGTCACAGTCGGCCCCGAACTTGTCTGCGGTGAAAGGCAGCAGGGTGGTGTGAGGCCAGGCGGCATCGGGGTTTTTCAAAAGCGGTGTGAGGTCGTGACCATGCATGGTCCACGGCAGGTCCAGGCCGGCAAAGCTGAAGAACGTCGGTGCCATGTCAGCGCCGCCTACCGGCGTGTGGCAGACTTTGCCCTCGGGAAGGGTGCCGGGCATGGAAACGATGAGCGGACTGCGGATATTCGCATCGTAAGGAGCGAGCTTGGCACGGAAGCCGTGATGCCCCCATGCGTAACCCTGGTCTGCGGTGAGAACGACCAGAGTGTTCGCGAGCTGACCAGAGTCCTCCAGCGCAGCATGCACCTGGCCGATTCCCTCATCCAACGCGCGCACGGCCTGGTGATATTGTCGCGACCATTTCGAGAGGGTGCGGCCGCGGTCGCGCTCAAAGTCATCACCTACCTCGCTGCCAATGGCTTTGTCTCCGAGGACGGGTTCCCCATCCGGGCCGCGCTCCCACGCGGCGATGGTCTGCATGTAGCCGGGCTTGCCGGGACGTGGCGGGTAGATGTCAGCAGGCGTTTCCACCGTTGCGCCGGGGTAGTCATTGAGATGACGTTCCGCAGGTTGATATGGCGCGTGTACGCCACCGTAGCAGAGCCAGAGGTACCAAGGTTTGCCGGCCTCGCGGTTGGCCCCTTTGATGTAATCCACCGCCCAGCCAGTGTAGTTGTCGGTGGAGTATCCTTTCACAACTTGCGGTTCGCCACCGTTGATGGCGATGAGCTGGTTCTCATAGTAGTTCGGCGCGTTGTCAGGGTGGCGAGGGCGGTTCCACACGACCTGATAATCCCAGTCCCGTCCGAACCCGGCGTCGTTGCCTGCATGCCACTTGCCGATCTGCGCGGTCTGGTAGCCGTGCTGGCGGAACACTGCGGGCCAGAACCGGCATTTTTCCGGATCATAGGTCGCTCCA encodes:
- a CDS encoding dihydroxyacetone kinase subunit DhaK, producing the protein MSKNTAKKIINDPLKCADELFEGLVLAYDGKARRVGKRSIIMNDLRPDAPALLIGGGAGHEPIYHGLVGKGMGDGAAVGDIFAAPPPDIVLEATQAVNRGKGVLYLYGNYAGDIMNFDIGAEDAADEGITVKTVIINDDVCSAPPNEKHKRRGVGGLVPIVKLAGAAATQVDTLDELARIAQKAVDATRTVGVSTKPGSIPATGEPTFELADDVIGLGMGIHGEKGVGLIPMCTADELAAMILDLLFKDDLPLGEGDEIVFFVNSLGSTHMMELLILLRAARPILDARGIKVHQTIVDSIVTCQEMAGVSFSITKLDAELKALWDLPCESVGYTKL
- the surE gene encoding 5'/3'-nucleotidase SurE produces the protein MHFLLTNDDGIEAPGLAALAEAIHSIPGARVSIVAPVTEQSMCGHAVTTRKPLVVEPRGHGKWAVHGPSADSVRIGLYALDLKPDWVLSGVNAGGNLGQDIVISGTVAAVREAAYHGIPAMAFSHYLKRGLEVDWARISSWVVEVTARLSGERLHDGEYWNVNFPHHPPGPMAMPEMSRCLPERLPLGVAYESNEDGHYLYTASYSERPRIPGSDVAECFDGKISVSRLKV
- a CDS encoding YraN family protein, whose product is MKAESQAPQRKRPLPAGRRQRLALWLRRRALAWKVRLHSPYEPMLFGHRLTRAEVGIAGELLAAKWLGRHGRKVLKCNHDGVFGGELDIVARHGEVLTFVEVKTRTQTAHGRPADAVNAEKRQLIRQGALAWLRLLGNPKIAFRFDIVEVLLIPGEKPAIHVIENAFTLPDYLLTGR
- the pyrF gene encoding orotidine-5'-phosphate decarboxylase, which produces MNFREKLEKRIAATGSNLCVGLDVRMDQADESAKRFIIKVIEETAAHAAAFKPNSAYYEAMGWKGMRILSQVLKEIPKDIPVIFDVKRGDIGETQGYYAKSAYDAYGVDAVTLNGYMGKDTLEPFLKYPDKGIYLLGVTSNPGAVDIELQPTGDRQVFELVADMTQASPQVGLVIGLTNAADDVLKRTPDVPLLIPGLGAQGGDLAALKGSGRKAPLLVNVSRGIMYHQESCSFGTIAADWKLRIQEALR
- a CDS encoding GNAT family N-acyltransferase, with translation MILDLRDYLRTPLQRGAYRLVGPLLDRTLGLRGLHDIYTGACERQKVHPEGATCYTWFDSVLKTMNAEAVVETAADFAFPKNGPLIVIANHPFGILDPVLVAHYIAQHRPEVKVMTNSMLAAFPALRPHIIAVNPFGGEAAAKSNIGAMKEAMKHLKAGGALVIFPAGEVAGYKAGTGIKEPEWSTHVGALVRRTKATVLPVFFPGGNSALFHAAGLVHPRLRTGMLLREFCNKRGSRVPMRVGAAIPFSKLRKFEEDETLTKYLRIHTFILANRRRNVAALPGNLSTEPAREKALAAEHHERIQAEVLALHERGGRLAGQGNLSVYAAYSHEIPDTLQEIGRLRELTFRAVGEGTGNEVDLDRYDRYYEHLFLWDEEKQQIAGAYRLGRADIILREYGPKGLYTSTLFKFEKPFLAHLESAVEMGRSFIIKEYQRNLSSLPLLWKGIAHWMVRNPGYKKLFGPVSISRDYDSLSQKMMVEFLQGNCLHEDLASFVKPRNPFRYLRTRRLMREFISANLRDVDDCSALISSVETDGKGIPILLKHYLRLSGTILSFNVDKDFASVIDGLILVDLTETDPKLLAKYMGDANCQAYLARHQVKHLP
- a CDS encoding 5-(carboxyamino)imidazole ribonucleotide synthase gives rise to the protein MPPLLPPSTIGILGGGQLGRMLALEARRSGYRVAIYTDEPQGCPAGQFADIEINASYDDPAALERFLSQVDVVTAEFENIPDACLQAVEAMKPLRPGRKAIYTTQHREREKLFLRENGIACAEFRIVETLAQLEAAVAELGRPCVIKTAAFGYDGKGQAKVNADTDLTTAWKPFEGHHAVVEQWVPFVCEVSVVGARSVDGRMAVHGVVENQHAHHILDVTIAPARVSPEVVDQAMELWEAVAVGLDYVGTMAVELFVTAEGHVMVNEVAPRPHNSGHYTIDACVTNQFQQQMRAICGLSLGDPTQHTPAVMVNLLGDVWPSEHVHPDWAPVLNHPRAKLHLYGKASARAKRKMGHYTVLGGSIEEALEAVEQVRAEHSSLRG
- the purE gene encoding 5-(carboxyamino)imidazole ribonucleotide mutase, producing MTSPLIGIIMGSSSDWPTLENAARVLQDFGVSFEKKVVSAHRTPQLLYDYATTAQERGLKCIIAGAGGAAHLPGMTASMTTLPVLGVPVQSKALSGVDSLYSIVQMPGGIPVATFAIGNAGATNAALFAISMLANEQPELAAKLKAFREKQTAKVLESQKEIEC
- a CDS encoding sulfatase-like hydrolase/transferase; this translates as MKLVYSFIALLLAQVSVAAAADTKKPNILFIYTDDHSYRTLSCYEGAESWAHTPNMDRLATRGVRFTRAYIGTWCMPSRTTMLTGLHQYGVQTMRMAPPYPGATYDPEKCRFWPAVFRQHGYQTAQIGKWHAGNDAGFGRDWDYQVVWNRPRHPDNAPNYYENQLIAINGGEPQVVKGYSTDNYTGWAVDYIKGANREAGKPWYLWLCYGGVHAPYQPAERHLNDYPGATVETPADIYPPRPGKPGYMQTIAAWERGPDGEPVLGDKAIGSEVGDDFERDRGRTLSKWSRQYHQAVRALDEGIGQVHAALEDSGQLANTLVVLTADQGYAWGHHGFRAKLAPYDANIRSPLIVSMPGTLPEGKVCHTPVGGADMAPTFFSFAGLDLPWTMHGHDLTPLLKNPDAAWPHTTLLPFTADKFGADCDRVPEPPGNRHKAGVPWYLLLVEGHFKYIRTLEANEPEELYDLASDPDELTNLAPDAKHALTVERFRAAAIAELQRTGAKMVDTLPPVKVLKN